The DNA sequence GAGAATCTCAtgctatatttattttaagtggCCAATCAAGTCAAACACTACAGAAAATGCGCTAGATAGTAACGGAAATAGTGACGGCGGCTGTTATCTCAACAATTAGTGatagaaaaatgactaaaaAGCGTTTGTGACTAAAGCGAAGCATTCGTCTATGTTTCCGTCAATTGGTGGATTACTAGCTTTAGTgacggatatattttttattgacaaGTTTTTTAATAACGGATCTGCCAAACTTACTATGTCACTGAAAAAGttgtcaataaaaaatattagtgacGGATTTGTCCGTCATTAAAGCTATTAATCCACCAAATGACGGGAAACAAAGATGAATGATTTGCTTTAGTGACGGATTTCCGTCACTATTTAGTGACTGGCGCTTTTCAGCCTTTTTTCCGTCACTAGTTGTTGAGCTAGCAGCCGTCACCAATATCCACCACTATCTAGCgcttttttttagtgtttgaCTTGATTGGtttttaaattgtgtttttgaTGTAATTCCATAACTTTTCAACTTGATAGGTAACATACCAGAAGAGATTGGTTGTCTAACTAATTTAAAAGGTTTAAGCCTGAGTTACAACAGGTTAAAAGGCCCATTGCCAGCAACTATATTTAGCATGCCATCCTTGCAATATGCTTCCTTTGCCTTCAATAAGTTAAGTGGGTCATTATCGAGAGATAATGGAAACATGACATCTCTTCTCAGAATTGGCCTTGAATTCAACAATTTCACTGGTATGATTCTGCATTTCATTTACTCCAGTATTTTGTAATTAGCTATCAATATATAGCATGTGACTGTAATTAACAAAAACTGAGCTGATAATTTTGCTACAATAGGCAATATTCCAAAGGAGATTGGTCATCTTAGAAATTTCGAGCGCTTAAGCATGTCTAGAAATATGTTTAGCGGATCGTTGCCCAGAGAAATTGGGAACTTAATAACCATGTATGGATTGTTCATTCACAACAATGCTTTAAGTGGTATGATCTtgccattttatttacaagtCTTGAATTTTAGGAATATCTACCATTCTTTATTAAACAAATtggattttcaaaattcatgtTGTTCCAGGTCACATTCCAAGAGAGATTGGTCACCTTGTTAATTTGATAGAGTTGCAATTGGAAGAAAACAATTTCAATGGACCATTTCCAGAAGAGATTGGAAACATGACACTCCTTAGCTACTTATGGCTCAacaataacaatttaaatggTATCATACTCTCTCTCACACATACTAATGACACTCCCCCACTATATGAAACCCACTTTTTTTATGTCACTAGCTACTATAGAGTGCTACCACTAGTACTACATTTTAAGATCATCTATTGTTTTGATGAATTTCAAGCTTGACACTCTCAAAATAAACTTGCAGGTCCGATACCATCCACCATTGTGAATCAATCAAGACTGCTTAGTTTAGTGCTCGATTCGAACAACTTAAGTGGAGAGATTACAACGTTCATTCTTCTCTCCCCCGACATTAAGTTTTTATCCATTGCAAACAACCGTCTATGGGGACCACTTCCACCCTTCATTTGCAACAATACAAGtcttgaatttcttgatttttcaaaCAATAACTTGAGTGGAAGTATACCTCTTTGTCTATTTGAAAACTTGAAGAATCTTCAAGTTCTTAATCTGGGTGGAAACAACATGACTGGTTGGATCCCTGATAATATTTCTTCCAATTGCAGCCTAAAGACTTTAGATGTGAGTCACAACAATTTGGTAGGAGGTGTTCCACTTTCCCTAGAGAATTGCACTTCCTTAGAAGTTATGAATGTGAGAAACAATCACATAGTTGGTAAATTTCCATGTATGCTCCCATCTAGCTTGCGGTTGCTTGTGTTGCGCTCGAACAGATTCCACGGAGAGATCACATGTCGAAAGAGCTGGCCAAGTCATCAAATCATTGACATAGCTTCCAATAATTTCAGTGGCAGTCTAAATCCTTTTAACTTCACATATTGGAGAGGAATGGTGTTGGATCGCGATGCAGAGTTGGAGCGTATCAACTTAGGTTTCATGGCTTCGTACATGGAATTCTACTATGGGAACGAGGTGACATTAACCATTAAAGGACTTGAGCTTGAGCTTGTCAAGATTTGGCCAGAGTTTATCTCTATTGACTTCTCTTGCAATAATTTTCATGGCGAAATCCCCGTGGAAATTGGTGAGCTCAGCTCACTCTATCTTCTCAACTTATCCCACAATTCCCTCAGCGGTCGAATCCCAAAGTCATTTGGCAAGCTGAGGCAGCTTGGATCGCTTGACATCTCGATGAACCAGCTCACGGGGGAGATACCAAAGGAGATCGCGTATCTCACATTCCTCGTTGTGATGAATGTATCTCACAATAAGCTAGTTGGAGAGATTCCGATTGGGAATCAGTTGCAAACATTTTCTGCTGATTCATTTGAAGGGAACATTGGATTGTGTGGTCTCCCTCTCAACATTAGCTGCACGAATCCATCACCGCGGTTTGTGGATGTGGAATCGGATAGGGAGGTTGAGTGGGATTATGTGTTTGCTGCGGCTGGATATGTTGTGGGCTTAGGAGGCTTCTCTTGGGTGCTTTTACTTTGTCGAAGTTTCAGGTATAAATACTTCGAGAAACTTGAGGATGTTTTTGAGAAGATCTTTGAGTGTTGCCAACGCCGGAAAGAGGAGATAGACGGAGTTGGGTGGAATCAAGTTATAAGAGACAACAGTATGAATAGATGGAGTTGGTGATGAAGCTTAGTTATCCAAGAATGTGCTTGTAATAGTATGAATATGTTTGCTTTGATTATCCAATGTTTTGTAAGGTTCATTAtcagtttttaaaatattagaatcaagccaaatatataaatagaaaggaacaacgataaaaaaaataaaaaagaaatcacaatgattagtaatttaaaattattagcTAGTTCTACTGAAAAGACAATCTCAAATAAACCAACCATGATTAACTAGAAAAATGACTTGATCAATACTAATCACATTCCATAGAACATACCTAGCCCTTCTTTGTGTTGTAAAATATATCTCTTCCCTTCACCCAAACGCCGCATAAAGTAACCATCTAATTGTTATGCATAAATTCCATCGTGCGTTCATCATAGTTTCGGTAAATCTCACTCAAACTCTTCAGCCACGGAGCTCCCAAGGCCATCTTTGTATCATTGTAAAGTCTATACTTCAGCCAAGATTACAAGTAATACAATCAAGAAACTTATCTAGCTATTTCACTACTAGATCTACAGTCTTCAACTCCTTCTGGTTGTACCTAAAACACTTAATAACCAAAGAAGAGAAACAAGATCAAGAACAATTTATTGGCTCAAGTTGCAGCAGGTAAATCCGACCCTCTAATTCCTTAGTCACCAATTGATTTGCCCCTCAATGGAGAAACCCTAGCAGATAACCAATCTACTCCACCGTATCCACTGAAACCCTAGATCCAGCAACCACCTCGTTGCAGAGACAATCCAAGGCAAAGCCATGGCCAAACACCAGTCACCCAATCCTCGGGAACCACAAGAAACCGCTTCATACACAGACAAATTTGTCTGACCAGAAACCAACCAGAGGTTTCCCCAACACTCAACTTACTCACTCACCAGTGTATACCCACacagaggaggaagaagagagatCACACTCTCAAGCCTACAGCACAGAGAGAATTCCAGAGGACCACACTCACAAccgagagagaaaagagagagaggcagAGTCAAAATGAGGCGGAAGAGAGAAGGATCTAGTATATAAAAGACACAGCCCCAACTCACCACCACATTCTGCCACGTGTAGGGCATCACTGGAGATTGGACTCAAGCCAACAAAGTGTGGGCCGGTTACTGGTGGAGCAGATTGGGCCTATAAGGGCCATACTATTACAATCATGAATGGGGATCACAAATAAATCAGCAACAAACTCATGCCCTTGAAGTGAAAACTTGACATTGTTACACTTTTGCTTACAAAATAATGACTCCCCATAACAATTGCCCAAATAAACACGAAAAGGACTGGTTGGCGTAACATCCAATTGCAATATCTTGACTATATCGGAATGGATGAAATTATGTGTACTGCCGCCACTGATTAAGGTGTCGACATGTACCCCCGAAATTGCACCTCCCAGTCTCAAAGTCCGGAGAGGGTCGAATCTTTGTTTCACGGCCTCCAAGAATTCGGGCCATGTTGTCAGCAAATTGTTATCATGTTGGTGAAGGAACCAATGGGACTAATACATTTCAGTAAGCAAATTGTTATCAAGAATTCTGGCCATGTTGTAAGCAAATTGTTATCATGTTGGTGAAGGAACCAATGAGATAATACATAAGGACTAATCCAATTTCAGTAActctaaaacaaataaaaacgaaaTCACAATGATCAGTGACTTAAAATGAATAGTCCTACTGCTAAGACAATCTCAAATAAAGATaacaaattgaataataaatcaacCATGATAGATAAAGTTGGAAAAGTTGAAATAGGATTGGACCTTGTAAATCCAGACTGATGGGTCGTCTCCGTTGAATTTTGGAGGATCGATGTGAAGATTGGGCCGCCTTGCCTTGGCCTCCAATGTCGAAAACAGCCGATCAGCCCGAGCTGATAAAGCAGCATATTCTTCTCTGTGGTTGTGAAGCTCCAGCCTTAAACATTTTATGGCGGATAGAAGCTCTTCTTGAGAATATTTCAGTTATTTAGTTATCATTATTCCTTAGTCTAGTCCACGGCTAGTGGGCTTTGCTTGATCTTCTCGGCCCATCCTTACGCATTATCGGCCCATACATGTCCATCCTCTTGTCTCATTAGTTCATTGGGCTCCATTACCAGGCCCGTCAGATTCCATTTAGAGATCACAGGTGTTAACAGTGGGCCAAATCTTCAAATGATACCTAATTTAGTAAATTACTGAAACATGAGATAATTAGTCCCTCCAAATATGAATAGcagtctcatttttctattttagtatGTCCACGAATAGGGGTCCCGATTCACTTTTACCGTAAACAATAATAGAGTCCCACCTTCCaataactcattccactcacatttcatataaaactaagagcatccgcagcggtaagttgtccgtccgtgccagcggcacggtgCTGCTCTTAAATAATAGCACGttcgtgccgctgagcaggcTTACGGGGTGGGCTGCCGTTggcaaatttgattttttctttatttataaaaaaattcaaaattaattaaaaaatcatttttaaattaaaaaaatatatttttgccacttcctaataaattatatcagttttgtatacatttttaatttatttttcaatttttttcccccaaaattcacattttcatctataaatacccccacttcaacaaaaaaaaattcccaccacactacacaattctcatctattctatcatctaaATTCTCTCATTTATTCCCTcatctattctctcatctattttcatctattctctcatctaaattcccaccatACTACACAATGTCtggctccggcgatcacctCTTCGACTCCCGCGGTTAGAACCACGAATGGTTGGGCTCACAACCATTTTCTAGTCCGGAAACGCAATTCACAGCCCCTCttcaaacccaaggttctcAAGTTCCGGGTGGCTACCGGCCTTACCCGGTGGACGAGCAAGATGCCCCGGATGGGCGATacgggtgggcacccgaacccggatcgggagggagcgGCAACTCTACTCCTAATcttactcctactcctactcctactctTCCTACTCGTGGTACCCGCACCTTGTACACTCCGGATGAGATAATCCAGTTattcaaagcctacttggcagtctccgaagatccggacgTTGGCACAAACCAAAGCGGAGAAACGTTTTGGTGGCGCGTCACTCGTTTGTACAATGAAAACTGGCCAGGGGAACCATCTATCacaatgatagtatggtgcgCAATTTCATCTATAGAGCCAATGACGCAATCGGTAAGTTCCAGGGGTATTACCTCCAGGAAGAGTGGTCGACAGGGAGCGGCTAGAGCaagctcgacatcatcagtgccgccttggcgacctaccaaTTCTTGAACTTGAAACCGTTCAAGTAACTCAGTTGTTGGCAGGAGGCGCGCCATCATGAGAAGTATAGGAGTGGCGtagtagcatcctcctccagctcctccagcaaacggtcgaggtcggtagCCCTATCCGACGACGCCTCCGATGAAgtggctacccagcttgctggaactaacttgggtagcctCGAGGCTGGCCAGAGCAGTTCCCGCCGGCGGCAAGGAAGGAATAAGGTGACGGCGAACCACCGTCGCGCcccgactccatccgcccccCCTCCCGCTCCCTTTATGCCACCTAAACCCCCAACCAACTCGTTGTGGGCCCTCTTGGGTCAACtcagtttgtacgtaactcaagttcatgatatcttgggtggtagtaattgaataacataaaggtattggaatattatttcatagaattcgcgtgcccagtgtggtatgattaaatccctaaaagggtgatccccaatgaggtgtttgaaagaggaatttattatttagaaatcTGCGCAgctggaatttattccacgaataataaataaagtttcaaactagaaaaactctttggagaattaatttaattctagtcacatagcagacaaaagaattaaattgatgaatcaagataatcttaaacgcgagaaatattataaaataaaatgaacccaagttatttgtattttggtgatttaagtgggagtgcaatattattctttagtggaataaaataatattccattgataatatattaaatcatgggtcatttgatttaattagtaatttatctaatgggtgagcccaacacttaagtcatttcatggatccccttactagcNNNNNNNNNNNNNNNNNNNNNNNNNNNNNNNNNNNNNNNNNNNNNNNNNNNNNNNNNNNNNNNNNNNNNNNNNNNNNNNNNNNNNNNNNNNNNNNNNNNNGGGTAGCCTCGAGGCTGGCCAGAGCAGTTCCCGCCGGCGGCAAGGAAGGAATAAGGTGACGGCGAACCACCGTCGCGCcccgactccatccgcccccCCTCCCGCTCCCTTTATGCCACCTAAACCCCCAACCAATTCGTTGTGGGCCCTCTTGGGTCAACTCAATGTGACCGATAGGTCTAACATGACTCCCGaccaacttgcaacacatgtgGCAATGATACGGGGTCTCCAAAGAACATTGGGGATAGAGCACTAGTCTTCCACATGGgtattttttagtctttaattatgtaatttttaatttgtaggattttaattatgtattttttttattttctagtattttaattatgtatttttattttttaggattttaattatgtaatttttattttttaggatttaattatatatttttatattgtagaaatgtttttagtaattgaattaCTTAAATTGAATAACAGAATGGTgtgacccttgagcttgtccttgcggaagagcatggatgtgggtATTTTGCTCTtgcctaaggacaaggagtaaaagtgggttcgggcccacctccgtgctcttatttaagagcacggatAGGGATGCTCTACAAGTGGGACcgctattccactaacttttttccatccactttttttaacatttcttaaaacttgtgctgccaacaaatgagactcctaatgacggacAGTATTAcgtttaaaatttttcaatataagAAAAGTCCTAGGtttctttatatttaaaaaattgtgtccCCTGTTAGTCAAATTGTACTGATGCCTTGCACCATTTTATATCAAGAAAACTTTACCTTCATACATTTACTTTCCACAATATATATCATTGACTAACCACTAATATGGACAATTTATTCAGTCACAATTCTTCCTTCcattaaaatgaagtaataattttCTCATGATTAGACCTCCGGCCAATAATTTATAGTTACTTGACTTTAATTGTGATATGTCTATGGATGATGATCCACCTCTCTTGCTGAAAATTCTAGTATTTCTAAGAGTTTGTATCATTTTCCACAATAAATTAATGCAGTTATTTGCCATTCACTTACAAAGTTTTCATTTAAGATATGATAGGTATCAAAGATATATGTAGTTATCAATCATAACTAATTTGAACTTAATCGTTTGAACATGACATTTTTAGCGTCATAGTACTCTGCAACTAGACCATCCAAATGAAAAAtcactactccctccgtctgttGTTGTTTGTCACTAATTTCCTTTTCGGTCTATCCGCCAATACTTATCGCAGTTACCTTTTAATACTTTTAATAATGTATCTTATATTCTACTTAACTCAttattttcactcatattttattataaaaccaatacaaAAAGTAGTatacacattccactaactttttccacccaTATCAATTGGATTTCTCTAATAGTCAAAAGGTTGGATGATAATAAACTACCATTATTAGATACCAAGAACATTAAGAAATTACTATATCATCTAATCAAATCACTAATTGATGTATTTTTTCGCAACATTAAATTTCAATCAAGACTTATGTCATAGTATTACTCATGCTAACCAAGACTTATGTCACAGTATTACTCATGCTAACCAAATAGTCGGATGAGAATAATTCACTAATTGAACTATATATTTGTAACATTATATCTCAATTTATACTAATGTCATATCTAATTTGAATTGAACTactataattgaatatttgatttaattaaacaattgtgtttaattttaaattcaacgtgacttaaatttaattgaacaaGTAAGATGGACTTTAGATTCATTTGCTCTCAACTgtggagtactattaaatattgaatttgtaaaatataaaatcgaccacatatatataatcaacttaaaattcacaatcatatttaattggatgtatgatagtaaaaaatattgtgaataatCATTGGTATCCAACTatctaattattaaataattttaaaatttataaacataaaattgacCACTAGTTGTATATATACTTAAGGaagatataataattaatatttcctTACGATAAACATACTCATcattaaaagtaaattaaaattaaaaaatattcacatatctatttttggataattaatagttaaatattaataattctaGAACGTttgaaaaatagtaaaaacaTATTATGTAAATATGTACTATATGCTGtaatggagtacaatattttacctaaattttaactaatgaaaaagtaaaatttattaatgagagagagggaaaactAGTCGCTATTTTTGGGAAAGAAAGAATAAGTTTTAGTAAAGGATAAAAGAGTAAACTTAATTGCTAGAAAACCAGAACTTATATCTAAACCggttttttctttattgaaCCTGTTTATGGTTGTACATAATGTGGCTGTATAGCTTTTCCCTAATTCTAATTACTcgtttaattaaaaaagtggTTAAGTTGAAAACTTCAAAACTTGGAAGAATTATAAAAGTGAATCTTCTTCCTACGTTTTCACTTAATTTTATGTGTAAATAATCAACATTTGTAATCATATAAACTATTGGTCGAAATTATCAACTTTGATTATCAATGATTTATTCAGCATAGATCATCACTACTTTGTTTATTGTGAATCAGTGAACAAGATTCAATTTGAACAAGAATTGCTTCGGTGAAGAACTCTCAAGAACAATCGAAACACCAAGAAACTAAGAAAGAACACAAGAGAATTACGTGGTTCAGCCTTGTAGGCCTACGTCCACGGGAGAGAAGGGAATAGCTTTATTGATTAATCGTGTACAACACACACACTCGAATACACTCTCATAAACGAGTTACAACACACACTCACTAACTCAAAACCATCTCTGCATCACTCCTTAGAAACTCTCGATCAAGAAGTTgtagagaagagagaagatttgtatATTGTATTGAATGTAGAAGAAGATCGACTTCTACTTGAAATGTTGAATGGCTGAATAATGaataccaaaaatgagttGGATTAAGTCCTTATATGCACAGAAGCTCCACCAATCAGATCGAGAGAACAACAAACTCTCTAACTAAATCTTGAGCTTCTTCATAACCGAATTAACTGCCAACCCAATTGAATCATTTCTCAACCTTTGTTccaacaaatctccacctagGTTGGAAAATGATCAATCTTCTATTCCCCCTTTGTCTCCACCTTACTGTCTTATCTTTGAACCACAGCCACCAGATCCAAGCAACGTGCATACTTGGACACAGGCAGCACCTTTGTGAGCATATCTGCAGGGTTGTCCTCTGCTCTTGACTTCCCCTTTGTTCACCTCATCTCTAACAAAATGCAACCTTACATCTATGTGCTTGCTCCGTTCGTGGAACACTTGATGCTTAGTTAGACTGATCGCGCTGCTGCTATCACAATACACAGTGACAACCTTTTGACAAATCCCAAAATCTCTGAGAAATCCCTTAACCCAAAAACTTTCTTTTACAGCCTCAGCAAGTGCAATGTACTCGGCCTCTGTTGTTGATAGCGCTACTACAGATTGTAGACCAGATTTCCAAGAGATGGCAGAACCATACAAAGTGAAGATGTATCCTGTCTGTGACTTCGTATTGTCATAGTTGGTGGCAAAATCCGAGTCACAGAAACCCAAGGTTGCATCCTTGGTTAGATCATATCCTCTTTTGTACAATATCCCGGCATTCTCAGATCCCTTAAGATATCTCAAAATCCATTTTAATGCCTGCCAATGAGTCTTCCCGGGATCTGACATGTACCTGCTCACACAGCTTTTAGCATGAGCTATGTCGGGCCTCGTACACACCATAGTGTACATCACACTTCCTACAATGCTAGCAAAAGGTAGATTgcacatttcttttctttcctcTTCAGTTTTGGACTTCTACTCTGAGCTTAGTTTGAAATGCTACCCAAGTGGACTTGTGACTTATCTTGACTCAGTCATCTGGAACTTCTTCAAGACTTTGCTGATGTAGTCTTGTTGTGTTAGCCACAATGTTCCCCTCCTTCTATCTCTTATGATATCCATCCCCAATATCCTTTTAGCATCACCCaaatctttcatttcaaaCCTGCCACTCAAGTCTCTTTTTATCTActcaatttatgatttatccGAGCCTGCAATGAGCATGTCATCTACGTAAAGGAGAAGATATGCTACTGTTTTTCCATTCTTCCTTTTCATATAGACACAACTATCATATATCAAATCCAATGCTCAACATATGCTCATCGAATAGCTTGTTCCACTGCCGGCTACTTTGCTTCAACCCGTAGAGGATTCTTTTCAAGAGACAAACTTTGTCTTCATTTCCGGGCTCGATGAAACCCTCTGGCTTCTCCATATAGATACTCTCTTCCAGTTCTCCATGTAGAAATGTTGTTTTCACGTCCATTTGCTGCAATTCCCAATCATTTTGACATACCACTGACATTAGAATTCGAACAGAACTATGTTTGACCACCGGAGAGAAGACCTCATTATAGTCAATCCCTTCTTTTTGTGTGTATCCCTTGGCAACCAGCCTGGCCTTATATCTGACTTTGTTTCCAAGAGTAGCTTCAACCTTTCTCTTGAAAATCCATTTGCATCCAATCAATTTCAGAAGTTTTGTTCTTGTCACCAGAACCCATGTTTTATTCTTGATGAGTGACTCCATTTCTTCCTTCATTGCCTTAATCCATCTGCTTATCTCATTGCTTCTCAATGCATCCTTGTAGTTCAATGGCTCTGAACATTCTATCCCTTCTGCCACACAAAGAGCATAATAGACCAAGCTCGAGATGCTGTGTCTGGCTGGAGGAGTTATCACTCTTCTTTGCCTGTCTCTGGCAAGCTGATAGTTTCTCAGATCATCAACTTcttgttgaaattataattggtcaaagttcATTGACCGGATTccagatatttaattttgtgaaattaaataatatagtgtcgatctacgttcggagtagatgaccgtggtatatttattttctcaaatccgattcccggtgagtgagaaataatggattaaagttgtgcaaaattgcaaacttaatgagctatgagagaagcttagggaataattaagagagttaattatcccacattggaagttacaaccttattaaactagtatttaataagaaggattattacatgtaataattatagtggactaagatgggctgtaagagcccacacgcgcgcaCGCCGCCCGCCCAGCCGAGCCTCGAGCCCGCCCCCGCAGCCGTGCTGCCTTGTGGACTCGTGGGCAATTGGTGCTAGGGTTTGTGTGTCTGTGGGCTTGGTGCTTGGGCCTAGTTGCGGGCTTGGGGCCCAAGTCTAGCGGGTCTTGACCACCTCCGTTTCCACGCCAACGTGGGTCTCGTTCTCTGAGCGTGGTTGAACGGCTCCATGTCGTGAACGAATCTAGAAGCTAGACGTCTCTAGCTCTGAGAAGTGTAACGGCTCGTAACTCCCGAACGTTACAGCTCGTAACCGACGACCGTTACGGTCTGGCATTAATGACAGCCATCAAGGCTGCGTTGACCCCTATAGTGGActgagcctataaataggctagccattctaGCATTCTCTACATCAGAAACTAGAATCCACACTCTGCGTCCATACACTCTCTCCTCCCTCTGCATAGTTCTTCgtcgaagctctgccctctcctccatcccGAGTTCGCCGGAGCTCGTTGATTGCGGTCTTTGCTTCATAGAGacgtagccgttttatctttggggacgaaatgccaatccgaagagcactaccggggcgtatctcgtcttgcggaaagaggcctcctcgactcggctaatTCCTTTACGATCTATTTGTTTCGAGTTTTCCATTGTAATTTCGTTTCAGTTTCCATTTGTATTTCTTcttgggttgtattacgcccgGCTAGTTTATCTATTGTAATCCCTAAATCTCCAACACTTCTTGACTCACTTCATCATTTGATATTATCTGAGGATCTTCATTCACTTCAGAATCCACCTCAGAATCTGAGCTCTCCTTCTCCACTGAAGTGTTATCCTCCACCTCCACTGAATTGTTATCCTTGCTTgcttcattctatttattgtgCTCAATATAGGGCATCTCCAGCTCCCTGAATGTCACATCCCGACTGATGATGACTTTAttgttgaccattttgttaagaatgtgtagaaaaaggtacaaaatatgttgATGTGCTGCAGCCTTgctttgagacaatatttactggagattttgaagtccaatcagcccatgatgcatatcaatctcttcgtcttcgaa is a window from the Salvia hispanica cultivar TCC Black 2014 chromosome 1, UniMelb_Shisp_WGS_1.0, whole genome shotgun sequence genome containing:
- the LOC125208119 gene encoding receptor-like protein 43 isoform X4, giving the protein MPSLQYASFAFNKLSGSLSRDNGNMTSLLRIGLEFNNFTGNIPKEIGHLRNFERLSMSRNMFSGSLPREIGNLITMYGLFIHNNALSGHIPREIGHLVNLIELQLEENNFNGPFPEEIGNMTLLSYLWLNNNNLNGPIPSTIVNQSRLLSLVLDSNNLSGEITTFILLSPDIKFLSIANNRLWGPLPPFICNNTSLEFLDFSNNNLSGSIPLCLFENLKNLQVLNLGGNNMTGWIPDNISSNCSLKTLDVSHNNLVGGVPLSLENCTSLEVMNVRNNHIVGKFPCMLPSSLRLLVLRSNRFHGEITCRKSWPSHQIIDIASNNFSGSLNPFNFTYWRGMVLDRDAELERINLGFMASYMEFYYGNEVTLTIKGLELELVKIWPEFISIDFSCNNFHGEIPVEIGELSSLYLLNLSHNSLSGRIPKSFGKLRQLGSLDISMNQLTGEIPKEIAYLTFLVVMNVSHNKLVGEIPIGNQLQTFSADSFEGNIGLCGLPLNISCTNPSPRFVDVESDREVEWDYVFAAAGYVVGLGGFSWVLLLCRSFRYKYFEKLEDVFEKIFECCQRRKEEIDGVGWNQVIRDNSMNRWSW